TGGGAGGGGAACCCCGGGTAGGAGAGGCGGCGCATGTAGATCTCTTCCAGCCCGAAATGGTTGTTGACGTAGTTCTCGAGATAGTCGAGAACCTTCGCCAGGTCCCGCGAGGTGGGCTTCCCCTCTTCCCGCAACAGCGAGTTGATCGCGGCGAAAAGTTCCCGGTGCTGGGCATCGATGGTGTCCACACCCACCGACCATCGTTCCGTCCACTCGAACAAGATCGCCTCCGTTGATTGGGTTGTCCGTAAGTTCAATCATTATACGGGAGGCACCACGAGCTTGCACTCCGCCGGCCCCCTTTCCGACGTATATCGTCCCCCCATCCCGCGGCAACGGTATCCCGGAGATCCGCATTTTCCGTGTTTCCCTTTCGATCGTCTCCTGATGGAAAAACGTGGGAGAATATTCCTGCCCGCGGATAATGCCGGTGGAGGTCCCCGCCGGATTCCAAGGAGGCGCGACGATGCGGGAATTATCGAAGGAGCGGCTGGAGCGGTACCTGACCACGTTGTTCCATGCGCCGGTGGCCGTCACCGCCCTGGTCTCTCTCCGTGAATCGAAGGCGTCGGGCGCGGCCAAGGAGTACGGATACGGCCACCCGGTGAAGGTGGAGTTCACCGTCGACGGTGCGCCGCGCGCCGCCGTGCTCGAAACGACGAGCCCCGGTCCCTTCGGACACGAGCATATGGCGGATCGCGCCCGGATGATGCTGTGGGACCATGGAGCGTACAACGCTCTCCCGAACCATGTCCGCTCCCTCGACGTGGGCGCGTTCGACCGCGAGGGGAACCTCCTCTCCGTCGGGAACGCCGAGGAGTTCTTCCTCCTGGTCGAGCACGTCGAAGGAGCGGGGTA
Above is a genomic segment from Deltaproteobacteria bacterium containing:
- a CDS encoding bacteriohemerythrin gives rise to the protein MFEWTERWSVGVDTIDAQHRELFAAINSLLREEGKPTSRDLAKVLDYLENYVNNHFGLEEIYMRRLSYPGFPSHKGEHVAFINDFYDLRDEYDNNGATPELADKMGRHMGDWLVNHIGKVDKALGAFLRDKGMK